A window of Candidatus Jettenia caeni contains these coding sequences:
- a CDS encoding CRISPR-associated protein codes for MRIKITLSADRPAIIDFNYQHQIQALIYGFLFTSNPDYSRWLHEQGFVYKKDKRFKFFVFSGILFHGPIKIIRSGHTNHGNNKTNQSPNNFSSSHGGFSFKASQSSHFTFSFQIASPVDLFIQHLVDGIFTEGQAVRLGRQTFNVCQVETLPDPLNYLNGLNDLNGLNNLTLRPLESPIFIKKPMPQGQQDVFLYPGDEGYEEFLRQNLMHKYETLYDKPFGGDSKRLKFTFYPIAGKSIKQFTVFSTGLDSSVRPINIKGTLQPFIVTGHKELIKIGLKCGFGQNNSMGCGYVEVIQTVQTV; via the coding sequence ATGAGAATAAAGATAACGCTTTCAGCAGATAGGCCAGCCATTATCGACTTCAACTATCAACATCAGATACAGGCGTTAATCTATGGATTTCTCTTCACATCAAACCCAGACTATTCCCGATGGCTTCATGAACAAGGCTTTGTTTACAAAAAGGACAAACGGTTCAAGTTCTTTGTCTTCTCGGGGATACTATTCCATGGTCCAATCAAGATTATCCGTTCAGGCCACACAAATCATGGAAATAATAAAACGAATCAATCACCAAACAATTTCAGCAGCTCACATGGTGGTTTTTCATTCAAAGCCTCTCAATCCAGTCATTTCACCTTTTCCTTTCAAATAGCATCACCCGTCGATCTGTTTATCCAACATCTGGTAGATGGTATATTTACTGAAGGGCAGGCGGTGAGGCTTGGCAGACAAACGTTCAACGTCTGTCAGGTAGAAACATTGCCGGATCCTCTAAACTACTTAAACGGCTTAAACGATTTAAACGGGTTAAATAATTTAACCCTGCGTCCTTTAGAATCCCCTATTTTCATCAAAAAACCCATGCCGCAAGGCCAGCAGGATGTCTTTCTGTATCCTGGCGATGAAGGTTACGAGGAATTTTTGAGACAAAACCTCATGCACAAATACGAAACGCTTTATGATAAACCCTTTGGCGGCGACAGCAAGCGCCTAAAGTTTACCTTCTATCCCATTGCTGGAAAATCAATAAAACAGTTTACTGTTTTTAGTACCGGATTAGACAGCAGTGTGAGACCCATCAATATAAAAGGCACCTTACAGCCCTTTATTGTTACCGGTCATAAAGAATTAATCAAGATAGGCCTGAAATGTGGCTTTGGGCAAAATAATAGTATGGGATGTGGGTATGTGGAAGTCATACAAACAGTTCAAACCGTTTAA
- a CDS encoding ribosomal protein, with amino-acid sequence MHFEDLEIWKAARVLTNKIYGITKEGAFVKDRSLRDQIRRASVSIMSNIAEGYERGGNQELIQFLSIAKGSCGEVRCQLYIAGDQRYIPLKDLNPILEQCKRISIMINNFMEHLKDSRYKGSKYKLPRQKSIKEIVDEIANRVKANPDQTTEPS; translated from the coding sequence ATGCACTTCGAAGACCTTGAGATCTGGAAGGCAGCGAGGGTATTAACAAATAAAATTTATGGAATTACCAAAGAGGGCGCTTTTGTAAAAGATCGCAGCCTCAGAGACCAAATCAGGCGAGCATCCGTTTCCATCATGTCGAACATAGCCGAAGGGTATGAAAGAGGGGGCAATCAGGAATTAATCCAATTTCTATCAATAGCCAAGGGGTCATGTGGTGAGGTGCGATGCCAACTATATATAGCAGGTGATCAGAGGTATATTCCTCTAAAAGATTTAAATCCCATTCTTGAACAATGTAAACGTATTTCAATAATGATTAACAATTTTATGGAACACTTGAAGGACAGCCGATATAAAGGGTCAAAATATAAATTACCAAGGCAAAAAAGCATAAAAGAAATAGTAGATGAAATTGCAAACAGAGTTAAAGCAAATCCCGATCAGACAACCGAACCGTCTTGA
- a CDS encoding transposase, with product MKKPFSIPLLSQMLFHRTPKSVQEKLIAVYLWTLMTYWGHFSISLVAQYLKRHKAQVSRHMKNNLFLDNLSQKMLPKELSGRIGKKAHLIIDSTMKAKRGKKLCNLQKFKTSRGFIIGHCFVFALLICEDNSSWIIAVKPYLTKAFCRRTNQEFKTQNQLAVEILQEVSLPLETHVIVVADSAFVAHFIVSEITTHPQWSFVSSLDSNRKITIKGYTRHTADFKKEYLPALKKISISCNGRKNTLKVMSISAEVSKVGPATVVLSQRDRQTLALIGVGKRLSLRAICYAYLLRWRIEILFKELKQYLHFGSYHCRDFEAYMNHILLVILAYNILKSLYPKFSIAEAKKQVSQSSQAVFLYELKHDLTKFHGNRIVKNKIFQALSAMTAIFPLSMAG from the coding sequence ATGAAGAAACCATTCTCAATCCCTTTGCTTTCACAGATGCTGTTTCACCGTACCCCTAAATCCGTTCAGGAAAAACTTATTGCTGTTTATCTGTGGACACTAATGACTTATTGGGGTCATTTCAGTATCAGCTTAGTTGCCCAATATCTCAAACGACATAAAGCACAAGTATCCAGACACATGAAGAACAATCTATTCTTAGATAATCTCTCTCAGAAAATGCTTCCCAAAGAACTCTCCGGAAGAATTGGGAAAAAGGCACATCTGATTATCGATTCTACAATGAAGGCCAAAAGAGGGAAAAAGCTCTGCAATCTTCAGAAGTTCAAGACTTCCCGTGGATTCATTATTGGCCACTGTTTTGTCTTTGCCCTGCTTATCTGTGAAGACAATTCATCATGGATTATAGCCGTAAAACCCTATCTTACCAAAGCATTTTGTAGAAGAACCAACCAAGAGTTTAAGACCCAAAACCAATTAGCCGTAGAGATCTTACAGGAGGTCTCTCTTCCGTTAGAAACCCATGTCATCGTGGTTGCCGACTCTGCCTTTGTAGCGCACTTTATCGTATCAGAAATTACCACTCATCCCCAATGGTCATTTGTCAGTTCTTTAGACTCCAATCGAAAGATTACCATCAAGGGATACACCCGGCATACTGCTGATTTTAAGAAAGAATACTTACCAGCCCTTAAAAAGATATCCATTTCTTGTAATGGACGAAAAAATACTTTAAAAGTTATGTCAATCAGCGCTGAAGTATCAAAGGTTGGCCCTGCCACCGTAGTGCTCTCTCAGCGTGATCGTCAAACCCTTGCCCTTATAGGTGTTGGTAAAAGACTTTCTCTCAGAGCAATCTGTTATGCCTATCTCTTGCGATGGAGAATAGAGATTCTCTTTAAGGAACTCAAACAGTATCTGCATTTTGGCTCGTATCATTGCAGAGATTTTGAAGCTTATATGAACCATATTCTTTTGGTGATTCTGGCATATAACATTCTGAAGTCTCTGTATCCAAAATTTTCAATTGCTGAAGCGAAAAAACAGGTAAGTCAGTCTTCCCAAGCAGTATTTTTGTACGAACTGAAGCATGACTTAACAAAATTTCACGGCAATAGAATCGTTAAGAACAAGATTTTTCAGGCTCTCTCAGCCATGACTGCCATCTTTCCCTTATCTATGGCTGGTTAG